The Peribacillus sp. FSL P2-0133 genome has a segment encoding these proteins:
- the ruvX gene encoding Holliday junction resolvase RuvX → MRTMGLDLGSKTIGVAVSDAMGWTAQGLETIKINEAGNDFGFKRLNEIIKEHDVSKIVLGLPKNMNGTVGPRGEISQDFAKRLENKFKLPVFLWDERLTTMAAERVLLEADVSRSKRKKVIDKMAAVMILQGFLDRQTNSL, encoded by the coding sequence ATGCGCACAATGGGACTTGATTTAGGTTCAAAAACCATCGGCGTTGCCGTGAGTGACGCGATGGGTTGGACTGCACAAGGATTGGAAACGATCAAAATTAACGAAGCTGGAAATGACTTCGGCTTTAAACGCCTCAATGAAATTATAAAAGAGCATGATGTTTCTAAAATTGTCCTCGGTTTACCTAAAAACATGAATGGGACTGTTGGACCGCGAGGCGAGATCAGCCAAGATTTCGCTAAACGATTAGAAAACAAATTCAAGCTGCCGGTGTTTCTCTGGGATGAACGGTTGACAACTATGGCGGCTGAACGTGTCCTTCTTGAGGCGGACGTGAGCCGAAGCAAACGCAAGAAAGTCATTGATAAAATGGCAGCTGTCATGATTCTGCAAGGATTCTTGGACAGACAAACAAATTCTTTATGA